In one Leptolyngbya sp. BL0902 genomic region, the following are encoded:
- a CDS encoding DUF2834 domain-containing protein encodes MPGTLIRQVVYAVLTVIGFIWTNYYLVQFTIATKGEFTATNLLNFDLPTFIDQVYANPASSFIGVDVTLGALCAILLIATEGQRLKMKRWGLYIASIFLVSFGFGFPLFLFARERKLAELTTATGESHETT; translated from the coding sequence ATGCCCGGAACCCTAATCCGCCAAGTCGTCTATGCCGTCCTAACGGTAATCGGCTTCATCTGGACAAACTACTACCTGGTACAGTTCACCATTGCCACCAAGGGGGAGTTCACCGCGACCAACCTGCTGAACTTTGACCTGCCGACCTTTATCGACCAGGTGTACGCTAACCCTGCCTCCAGCTTCATTGGGGTGGATGTGACCCTAGGCGCGTTGTGTGCGATTCTGCTGATTGCCACAGAAGGACAGCGGCTTAAGATGAAACGGTGGGGCCTCTACATTGCGTCCATCTTCCTCGTCTCGTTTGGGTTTGGCTTCCCACTCTTTTTGTTTGCACGAGAGCGAAAGCTGGCTGAGTTAACAACGGCTACCGGAGAATCCCATGAAACCACTTAA
- a CDS encoding SDR family NAD(P)-dependent oxidoreductase — MKPLKGVITLVTGATRGLGKGIAIGLGEAGATVYLTGRTLAATEEGLGSLEETATAVEQAGGVAIPVQVDHSDDEQIKALFERIQTEQDGRLDVLVNNAYAGVPALRTAYGKPFWEAEPSFWDACNAVGLRSHYVASVYAARLMVPRQRGLICTLSSWGGLSYIFGVPYGVGKAACDRMAADMAIELKPHQVTSLSIWPGIVGTELMTQFAAEMGLGDRPSGEAQAGAIEEHYNWETPLLTGRVIAALASDPNLLRRTGQVQIVAELAREYGLVDADGQRPASLRSLRFVLPYAVPGVRPYANWVPDLELPWPLLLLGPLGSPKV; from the coding sequence ATGAAACCACTTAAGGGGGTCATCACCCTCGTAACGGGGGCCACGCGAGGACTCGGCAAAGGCATTGCGATTGGACTCGGCGAGGCTGGGGCCACGGTCTACCTCACCGGACGAACGCTGGCCGCGACCGAGGAGGGCCTAGGGTCATTGGAGGAAACCGCTACTGCCGTCGAGCAGGCGGGTGGGGTCGCCATTCCGGTTCAGGTAGACCACAGCGACGATGAGCAGATCAAGGCGCTGTTTGAACGCATCCAAACCGAGCAGGATGGCCGATTGGATGTCTTGGTGAACAATGCCTATGCCGGAGTCCCGGCCCTGCGCACCGCCTATGGCAAACCTTTTTGGGAGGCTGAACCCTCGTTTTGGGATGCCTGCAATGCGGTGGGCCTACGCAGTCACTATGTGGCCAGTGTCTATGCGGCTCGACTGATGGTGCCCCGCCAGCGGGGACTGATCTGTACCTTGTCCTCTTGGGGCGGGCTGTCCTACATCTTTGGCGTGCCCTATGGCGTGGGCAAGGCCGCCTGCGACCGTATGGCGGCAGATATGGCCATCGAACTCAAACCGCATCAGGTTACGTCGCTGTCGATTTGGCCTGGGATTGTGGGCACCGAACTGATGACCCAATTTGCCGCCGAGATGGGCTTGGGAGATAGGCCCAGCGGGGAGGCCCAGGCCGGGGCTATCGAGGAACACTACAACTGGGAAACGCCCCTGCTGACCGGACGGGTGATTGCGGCCTTGGCCTCAGATCCAAACCTGCTACGACGCACGGGGCAGGTACAAATTGTGGCAGAACTCGCCAGGGAGTACGGTCTGGTGGATGCCGATGGTCAACGTCCGGCCTCTCTGCGATCTCTGCGGTTTGTGCTGCCCTATGCGGTGCCAGGGGTACGGCCCTATGCTAACTGGGTGCCTGACCTGGAGTTGCCTTGGCCCTTGCTGCTGCTGGGGCCATTGGGGTCTCCCAAGGTATAG